In Chitinophaga oryzae, the sequence GTCAATACGGCCTGAAAGACATCTACCTTGGCGTTCCCGTGGTACTGGGCAAAAACGGTATCGAAAAAATCCTGGAACTGCAACTCAATGCCGACGAAAAAGCACTGCTCGATACTTCCGCCCAACACGTGAAAGAAGTAATGGACGTCCTGGATAAAATGCAGTCTGCCACTGCTTAATTAATTACGAATTACGGATTACGAATTACGAATTGAGGGTTCTCTTTTGGAAAGGTTACTAAATAACCGTCTATAAGAGAACCCTCAATTCGTAATTCGTAATCCGTAATTCGTAATTGCTAATGTTAACCAGTGTTAAAAAAGATTCGTAATTTTGATCCAGAGCCTGCATAAACTGGTACAAATGAAATACTTCCAAAACAAATACGGGCACCATTTCGCTAACTCATAGCAACAGCGTATGTCAAATCTTGAAAAACTCATTACACAAAAAAATTTCGGAGATGAAAATCAGCGGGGACTTGTGAGCCTCATCTTCGTGGGCAACTGGATCACCTCCCGTCATCAGCAGTTTTTCAAACGTTACGACATCACCATGCAGCAGTACAATATACTGCGCATTCTCCGCGGACAACACCCCAAAGCCGCCAGCATCAACGTATTGAAAGACCGCATGCTCGACAAAATGAGTGATGTGTCGCGCCTCGTGGAAAGACTGCGGAAAACGGACCTCGTGGAACGTAAAAGCTGTGAACTGGACAGAAGAGCGGTAGACGTAAAAATCACCGCCAAAGGCCTGGAACTGCTCAGTGCCATTGACACGGAAATCGGTCAACTGAATGACACCTTCAAAGCACTGAACGAAAAAGAACTCAGTCAGCTCAATAAGCTGCTGGACAAAATGCTGGAAGCCTACCACTAAATCTCTTCCAGATAATTCAGGTCCTTACCAAACGTCTCTTCAATCTTCCACGCCGCTATCATCGCTATGCCGATGCATATCACGGCTACGATAGCGCCACTCTGCAGAAAAGAAAAAGAATGCTGTACCTGCACAAACAGCAGGGATATCAGCGGTAACATGCCCCGTGCAAAATTAGGCACCGTCGTGGCCACCGTAGCCCGCAGGTTGGTGCCAAAACTCTCTGCGGCAATGGTGACAAAAATGGCCCAGAAGCCAACACTGAAGCCAAGGATAAAACAAACGGCATAAAACACCCAGGTGGCCGCACCGAACATATTCAGGTATACAGCCACCATAGCGCCTGTCAGCACCAGGAACACCAGCATGACCTTACGCCTGCTTCTCCACAGCTGGCTGAGCACACCGGAGGCAAAGTCCCCCACGGTGATCCCCGCATAACAGAAAGCCACCGCATCACCAGGATTGATATCGCCGGCCACATTCATTTCCTTCGCAAACTTGTTGGAAAAAACAATCAGGATTCCTACCACAAACCAGGTCGGCGTTCCTAACAAAATACATTTCAGGTACTTAAGAAACCGCTCCCGGCTGGTGAATAAAGCAAAAAAACTACCCCTGGCCGCCGTGGAAGTACGTACAGCATTGAACATGTGCGACTCCATCACGCTCACCCGCAGTATCAGCAAACACAGCCCCAGGCCGCCTCCTATAAAATAACAAATCCGCCAGTCGCCCACCAGTTTGGCGATCAGATTGGCCGCTATAGCGCCGGAAACACCGACCGTGGCCACTATCATGGTACCATACCCCCGCTTTTCCTTAGACAGGATCTCTGACACCAGGGTGATACCTGCCCCCAATTCGCCCGCCAGCCCGAACCCGGCCACAAAACGCCACAGGATATATCCGTTGATGCCATGAACAAATCCATTGGCGATATTGGCGACGGAGTAAATGAGGATAGAACCGAACAACACGCTCAGACGCCCCTTTTTGTCACCGATAATGCCCCAGACAATGCCTCCGATCAGCAGGCCCAGCATCTGAACGTTGATCAGCAGCAAACCGGCGCCCGCGTCAATTTCGCTCTGCGGCAGGCCCAGGTCCTTCAGGCTGGGAACACGTACAATCGTAAAGAGGAGCAGGTCATAGATATCTACAAAATAACCCAGTGACGCTACGATCACGGCAACGTTAAAGATAGAAGCGGGGCGGCTATCAGTTTTCATGTGGACTTTTGGTTGATAAAAGAAATAACTGTAAAATAAAAAATGGGCTAATGAATAGCCCATTTTCAAAAAAAATTATTACAAGGTGGTATCTGATGTGTTGGTCACTTCCGGCTGATCGTGGTCCGGGTGGTGTTTCACTTTTCCGAAAACGATTTTGATGATCACCGGTAAGGTGGTGATCAGGATGATCACAAGGATGATCAGCTCAAGGTGGTTTTTCAGGTTGGGGAAAAGCTTGTCCAGGTAATGACCGGCCAGCATCATGGAAAACACCCAGGCAAAGGAACCGATGATGTTAAACAGCATGAATTTCTTTCTGTCCATCTGCACCATACCTGCCACGATAGGGGCAAAAGTGCGGATAATGGGGAGGAAACGGGCCAGGAAAATGGCGCCGCCGCCATATTTTACGAAGAAATCATGTGCCTGGTGCAAGTGTTTCTTTTTGAAAAAGAAGGTGTCTTTCTTTTTAAACAACAGCGGGCCGGATTTTTTACCGAACCAAAAACCCACCATATTGCCCAGCACACCGGCCAGCGCAATCAGCAGCATCACGAAAAAAAACGGCATATCAAAGAAACTCCGGCAGAGATCTTCACTGTAAATACCTGCCACAAAGAGCAGGGAATCGCCGGGGAGAAAAAAGCCAATAAATAAACCGGTCTCCGCAAAAATAATCGCCAGTAACAGGTACAGGCCACCATGTTCAATAATCCACGAGGGATTAATGAGGTGTTTAAAAAACTCTAAAATCTGGTCCATGCTAAGTAAATTCTGTTCAGAATCGGTAAAATAAGAATAAAACTGTTATCTATTTGTTAACTAACATTCCGTCGCTATCGCCAGTGCCCAGCTTATTCTCCCATTTGGATACCACTGCGGTGGCCATTGCATTACCAATTACGTTGGTGGCAGAGCGGCCCATGTCCAGCAGGTGGTCTACTCCCAGCAGCAGTAAAAGGCCTGCTTCGGGGATATGGAACATGGACAGGGTACCGGCAATTACCACGAGGGAAGCCCTTGGTACGCCGGCAATCCCTTTACTGGTGATCATTAACACCAGCAGCATGGTAATCTGCTGGTCCACGCCAAGGTGCATGCCATAAGCCTGTGCAATGAACAGGCTGGCAAACGTCATATACATCATAGAGCCGTCCAGGTTAAAGGAGTAGCCCAGGGGTAATACAAAACTAACAATACGATTGTCGCAGCCGAAGCGCTCCAGTTCCTCCATGGTACGCGGATACGCCGCTTCGCTGCTCGCGGTGCCGAAAGCCAGCAGCAACGGATCTTTAATGCCGCCCAGCAAACGGAACACGCGTTTGCCGAGGATCAGCCATCCTACCAATGCCAGTACCAGCCATAAGCTGAAGAGGCCCAGATAAAACTGAACGATAAATTTACCATATACCAGCAGCACGGAAAGCCCTTTGGTAGCGATAATGGCGGCCATGGCGCCAAATACCGCAAACGGCGCGAAGTTCATAACAAAGCCGGTCACTTTCAGCATGATATGCGCTACGCTGTCCATCAGCTTTACAACGGGTTGTGCTTTTTCGCCAACGGCAGCCGCGGCCACTCCAAAGAAAATCGCAAACACCACGATCTGCAGAATTTCATTTTTGGCCATTGCCTCTATCACACTGTCCGGCACCACGTGACGGAAAAAGCCTCTCAGCGTCATATCAGCCTTGGCTATGCCGGAACTGGCATGCGTATCAGGCAGGGGAAGGTTAAGAGACAGGCCGGGCTTCATAATATTTACCAGCACCAGGCCCAGGAATAATGATACAAAGGTTGCACTGATAAACCACAGCATGGTTTTGCCGCCAACGCGGCCTACTGCCTTGATATCGCCCATTTTGGCCACGCCTACCACGAGGGTGGAAAATACCAGTGGGGCGATAATCATTTTCACCATTCGCAGGAATATATCCGTGAGGATAGAAATACGGTCAGCAAACACCTCAGGGGTGCCTGGCGTAGCCGCAGCCGCTCCGGTCTTCAACACGTCTTCAGCAGGAGTATAAGCCAGCCATACCGCGTAACCCGTACTGATGCCTACCAACATGGCAATAAAAATGAACAGCGTAAGCTTATTTGATGATTTCTTCATGCAACGCCAGGATTTTTCTTCTTTAAAAAATTTAATAATTGTTGTAACCGGAAAATTTCCCAAAAATAAGGTTCTGCCGGTACAAATAAGCGTTTCAGGCTAAAATAAAAGTATCCGTTCTAGATTTTAGATATTATATTTGACGGATCGACATACAACACAACAGAACTAAACTACCTTAAAACATCAACCACAACTTTTCTTTTGTATGGGTCTTCTATTTTCCAGAACCAAGTCTTTAAGTCAGCTCATGAACGAGGCGAGCGAGTCAGAGAAAGGACTGAAACGATCTTTATCCGCAACGAACCTGATTGCTCTGGGTATAGGCGCTATCATCGGCGCAGGTCTGTTTTCCCTGACTGGTCTGGCAGCAGCCAACAATGCCGGTCCCGCCGTTACCATTTCTTTCCTCGTAGGCGCTATCGGTTGCGCTTTCGCAGGTTTATGCTATGCCGAATTTGCCTCCATGATCCCTATCGCCGGAAGTGCTTATACTTACTCCTATGCTACCATGGGTGAATTCATGGCCTGGATCATCGGATGGGACCTCGTACTGGAATACGCACTGGGCGCGGCTACCGTGGCTATCAGCTGGTCGCAGTACCTCGTCAAATTCCTGCATCATTTCAACATACACCTGCCGGCACAGCTAACAGCCTCCCCGTTTGAAACCGTTACCCTGGTGGATGGCACTACCGTGCACGGCTACATGAACTTCCCCGCCATCCTGATCGTAGGCGCGTTGTCCATGCTGCTGATCCGCGGCACCCGGGAGTCGGCCTTTACCAACGCTTTGCTGGTGGCGCTGAAAGTAACCGTGGTACTGGTATTTATCGCAGTGGGCTGGAACCATGTGGACCCTGCCAACTATACTCCTTATGTTCCTGAAAATGAAGGCTTCGGCCACTTCGGCATCTCCGGCGTATTGCGCGGCGCTGCTGTGGTGTTCTTCGCGTTCATCGGTTTTGACGCGGTGTCTACTGCCGCGCAGGAAGCCAAAAGACCCCAGAAAGACATGCCTATCGGTATCCTGGGCTCACTTATAATCTGTACGATATTGTACGTACTGTTTGCCCACGTGATGACCGGCCTGGCCAACTATAAAGAATTTAAAGACAGCGCCGCACCGGTAGCGATCGCCATTGCGAAAACACCTTACGGCTGGCTGCAACAGGCAATCATCCTCGCTATCCTGGCCGGTTATACTTCCGTGATCCTGGTGATGCTCATGGGCCAGTCCCGCGTGTTCTACTCCATGTCACAGGACGGCCTGCTGCCCAAAGCTTTCTCTGAAGTACATCCGAAATACCGTACACCGTATAAATCCAACCTCCTGTTCATGGTTTTCGTGAGCCTGTTCTCCGCTTTCGTGCCGGTACACGTGGTGGGTGAAATGGTGAGCATCGGCACCCTCTTCGCCTTTGTGCTGGTTTGCGTTGGTATCATCATCATGCGCAAAAAACAACCGGATGCCCCCAGACCATTCAGAACACCGCTGGTACCCTTCGTTCCGATCATGGGCATCATTATCTGCGTGGTAATGATGGGCGCACTGCCCTGGGACACATGGTTACGACTGGCGATCTGGATGGGCCTCGGCTTCATTATTTACTTTACCTACAGCAAGAAACACAGTAAGATCGGGCAGAGCGAAAAATAGTCCCCTGCTGACAATCGTGACCCCGTCGTCACTGAAACATATTCACAGTAACCGCCCGGCGATCTTTCCGGGCGGTTTTCTGTTTAAAAGGGCGCTGTTTTCACCGAAAGTTCTCTAAATTTGCATCTTTATTAGCCTTTTGAGGTGTCATCACCTCCAATTGTTATCATTCACAAATAATTAATTTATAACCCATTATGGGAAGGATATTTGAAGTAAGAAAGTCAACCATGTTTGCCCGCTGGGACAGGATGGCCAAAGCATTCACAAGAGTCGGTAAAGAAATCGCTATCGCAGTTAAAAATGGTGGTCCTGACCCCGACAATAACCCTGCACTGCGCCGCTGCATATTGAACGCGAAAAGCGCCAACATGCCCAAAGATCGTGTGGAAGCGGCTATCAAACGTGCCATGGGTAAAGACAAGACTGATTACGAGGAAGTGGTATACGAAGGTTACGCCCCTCACGGCGTAGCAGTGATGATCGATACTGCTACTGATAATACCACCCGTACCGTGGCCAACCTGCGCATGCACTTCACCAAAGGTGGCGGCAGCCTGGGTAACAGCGGCTCCGTAGGTTTCCTGTTCAACCGTGTTGGTGAATTCAAAGTAAAAAACGCCGGCCAGGACCTCGAAGAGCTGGAACTGGAACTGATTGACTTCGGCCTGGAAGAAATCGGGGAAGACAGCGAAGGCAATATCATTATCCGCGCGGCTTTCGCCGAGTTTGGCAATATGGCCAAAGCGCTGGAGGACAAAGGGCTGGAAGTAATCAGCTCTGAGCTGAAACGCATCCCCACCACCACCGTGGAACTGAGTGAAGAACAGGCCAAAGAGGTGCTGGAACTGGTTGACCGGCTGGAACAGGACGATGACGTACAGCAGGTGTTCTACAATCTGAAATAAAGGTTATTTCCATAAAAAAAGAACGTCCCGGCAAACACCGGGACGTTTCTGTTTCAGGTTTAAAAAACAATCAGGCCTCAGGCCTTCTCAATAATGTGGGTGCGGTCCATCTCATTGATGACCAGCATCAGACCTTTCCCGTGAAAGGTCTCTATCCGGATAGAGGGGTCCATGGCAATATGCCGGCGTAAACGACTCAGGTAAACGTCCATTACCCTTTGCGCCAGGTAACCGTCTGCTCCCCAGACGCTTGCCAGGATATGCTCCCGCTTCAGTTTTTTGTTAGAGTTTTCACACAGATAGCGCAGTAATTCCGCCTCTTTGGGAGCAATCCGTACGTGATTCTCCGCCTCATTGTCTTTATGCCGCAGCTGAAGCTGGGAATAATCAAACACAAGGTTACCTACAGTATAGACAATCCGCTTCTCGCTCCGAAGCAGACGGCTGCGTTTAATATACACTTTAATACGGCTGATCAGTTCATCCGTATTGAAAGGTTTTACCAGGTAGTCATCCGCCCCGATATCGAATCCCTGCAGTCTGTCCTGCTCCATGTAGCGGGAGGAAGTGAATACGATGGGGATGTTAAAATCCGTAGCCCGTATTTCTCCCGCCAGTGTAAAACCGTCTTTCCTGGGCATCACCACGTCCAGGATGCATAAATCAAAAATTGTTTCCTGGAATTTCTCCCAACCGGCCTGTCCGTCGGCAGCATGTGTTACTTCAAAATTGGCACGCTCCAGCTGCCGCTTGAGCACTTTGGCAAAAAATTCATCGTCCTCTACCAATAGAATACGTGATTTCATATTTCGGTTGAATTTTGAAGGTGACTTCTGAATGTAGCGACTCCCCCCTTCATATAAAACGCGGTCGGCCGCGGAAGGTACCGACTTGTTTATATATATTTTAATTCTATAAGGGTAAAATATACGTTTTCAAAATTATACTAAAACCAGTGGCCATTCTGTTCAAGTTACGGGAGTAGTTCAGCATATTCATTGGTCAGACAAAAAATAATGGTTATTTATAAGAGGATTACTTAAATATACAAACACATGATAGAAATATCAAAATAATATTTTATTGTATTTTATTGATATTATTTTGACCTTTCCCATGCAAGTGTTGTTGAACATTCTCTATAGCCACGCGCATCAGCCGGCCTCGTGCCGATTGTGTTGCCCACGCGATATGTGGTGTAATAACAGTGCCCGGCGCCTGTACCAGCGGATTGTCAGCTGCCGGCGGTTCGGAGGAAAGCACATCCAGCCCTGCTCCCGCTATCACGCCGTTCTTTAAAGCTGCCACCAGATCTGCCTCATGGATCAGCGGTCCCCGGCTGGTATTGATCAGAAAGGCCGTTTTTTTCATGGTTTTCAACAGGTCTGCATTCACAAACTCCCGGTTGTCCTGGTTCAGGGGGCAATGCAGCGATACGATGTCCGCCTCCCGGAAACAGGTGGCCAGGTCCACGAAAGTCACCCCTTCCATTTTATCCCTTTCAGGATGTTTATGGGAGACGATCACCTTCATTCCGAAGGCCAGCGCGATCTTTGCTGCCGCCTGCCCTATCTGTCCAAACCCTACGATGCCGAGCGTACGGCCGTCCAGTTCGGTCAGTGGTGTCTTCCAATAACTGAAATCCACGCTGGAAGCCCATTCACCGGCTCTTACGCTCTCTGCGTGCAAACCGGTCTGATGACACAATTCCAGTATTAATGCAAAAGTAAGCTGCGCCACTGAAGCAGTACTGTAAGCGGGAACGTTTGTTACCGGTATTTTCCGGGCCGTGGCGGCCGGAACGTCCACCACGTTATACCCTGTAGCCATGACCCCGATATATTCGAGAGAAGGCAGGCTATTGATGGTTTCCGCGCTGACAATCGCCTTGTTGGTCAGCAGTATATGGGCGTCTTTCGCCCGTTCCGCCACCTGGCCGGCCGGCGTGCGGTCGTAGATGGTCACTTTTCCCAAAGCCTGCAGCGGCGCCCAGTCCAGGTCGCCGGGGTTTAAAGCATAGCCGTCCAGTACAACGATGTTTTTCATATATTTCTGTTTGTTCGTTAAATATACATGATGAATTAAATAATTATTAACTCAGGCCGCGCTTCTTCTGCACTTTGAAAAAATGCCACACCTTTGCTGCGCCATAATAACAGCAAAACTAAGCTTGCAATAACTGCTTGACTACATTAAACACAGAAGCCACCGCATATGCAGATTGGATGCATGTACGGTGGCTTCGCCTATTATGTGCAAGTCTGTTTGCTATTCTTCCATCATCTCCATGACCATTTTCACTACATCTTCCACGTTGGGTTTGGAGAAGTAATCGCCATCAGAGCCATAAGCCGGACGATGTGCCTGCGCGCTCAGTGTGCGCGGCGCCACATCCAGCCAGCGATAGCCGCCCTGCTGTTCCATCACCTGCTGGAACATAAAGGCAGTGCCGCCACCCGGCACGTCTTCATCGATGAAGGCGATGCGGTTCGTTTTCTTCAGCGACTCCACAATACTGTGGTGAATATCGAAAGGCAATAATGTTTGTACATCTATCAGTTCACAGGAAATACCCAGTTCCTCCAGCGTTACTATCGCCTCTTCCACGATGCGGGTCATGGAGCCGTAAGTCACCAGCGTTACATCGGCACCTTCCTTCAGCACTTCCGGTATGCCCATAGGCACGGTGAAAGTGTCGAGGTTGGAAGGCAGCTTTTCTTTCAGGCGGTAACCGTTCAGTGATTCGATCACCAGCGCAGGTTCATTGGCCTGCAGCAGCGTATTGTACATACCGGCTGCCTGTACCATGTTGCGCGGCACGCACACGTTCAGCCCTCTGAGAGAGTTGATGATCATGCCCATCGGGGAACCGCTGTGCCAGATGCCTTCCAGGCGGTGGCCACGGGTACGCACGATGATCGGGCAGTGTTGTATGCCTTTGGTGCGGTATTGCAGCGAAGCTACGTCGTCGCTCAGCGGCTGTAAACCGTAGAGCAGGTAATCGAGGTACTGGATCTCGGCGATAGGACGCAGTCCGCGCAGCGCCATGCCGATGCCTTGTCCCATGATCGTCAATTCACGTATACCCGTATCCGTTATACGCAGCTGGCCGTGTTTCTGTTGTAATCCGGCAAAGGCCTGGTTTACGTCGCCGATTTTGCCTACATCTTCTCCGAAAGCAAACACCTTCGGGTTGTTGGTGATCAGCTGGTCGAAATATTTATTCAGCACTTCGTAGCCGTTGAGCGTAGTGGCGTCGTCGTTATATTCCGCCGGTACTACCGGCACGTTGTGCACTGAGTTGGCGCCGGTAGCGTGCAGGTGGGAACTGTAGTTTTCTTTTTCAGCCTGCAGGTACTGATCGTAGTACTGCTGCAAAGCCTGTATGGCAGGTTCGGCTTTCAGCTGCCGGTGCCTTACCAGGATGGTGACAGCGGCTTTCAGGATGTCCCTGCGCTGTGGTTCGCGGTTAGCCTGCAGCTCCTGTATCTGCCGGGCTACCAGTTCAGCGTTGACACCGGGTGTTGCCGACACCGGCGTTGCCAGTTGAACAAAGCGCTGTACTTCCTGCTTGATGGGTGTGATATATTTTTCCCAGGCAGCCTTGCGTGCGTCCTGCGCGGTGGTTTTAGCGTTTGCTTCTATCTGCACCAGTGTTTCCTCGTCGCACAGGGCGTTTTCGAGGATCCAGGAGCGCATTTTCAGGTTACAGTCGAATTCCTTTTCCCAGGACAGGCGTTCCTTGCTTTTATAGCGTTCGTGGGAACCGCTGGTAGAGTGGCCCTGGGGCTGGGTGATTTCTTCCACGTGGAAGAGCGCAGGGATGTGTGTTTCCCGTATTTTGCGGATAGCTGCTTCAAATACTTCGCACATGCCGGCGTAGTCCCATCCTTTCACGTTATAGATATCAAAGCCGTTGGTGCCTTCCGTTTTGCGGAAGCCTTCCAGTGCGGCGCTGATGGAGTTTTTGGTCGTTTGGTATTTGCGGGGTACGGAGATACCGTAGCCGTCGTCCCAGACAAAAACGGCGAGCGGCACCTGCAGTACGCCGGCAGCATTGATGGTTTCCCAGAAATGACCTTCTGACGTAGAGGCGTCACCGATAGTAGCGAAACAGATTTCGTTGCCGTTGTCGGAGAGGTGTTTGAGATCGTGCAGCGCTTCCACTTCGCGGAACATTTTGGAGGCGTATGCCAGTCCTACCGCACGGGGCATTTGTCCGGCCGTAGGCGCCATGTCTGTCGCGGAGTTCTTCATCTCCATAAGGTTGAGCCAGTTACCATCCTCGCCGAGGTTGGGCGTTGCAAAATGCGAGTTCATCTGGCGGCCGCCGGAGAAGGGTTCGTGCTGCTGATCGGGATCAGCGTATAATTGGGAAAAGAATTGTTCGGGAGTAGCGATCCCAGTGGCAAATGCAACAGTCTGGTCGCGATAATAACCGGAGCGGAAGTCGCCGGGCTTGAAGTACTTTGACATCGCCACCTGCGCCACTTCTTTACCATCCCCGAAGATGCCAAACTTAGCCTTGCCCGTGAGAACTTCCCTGCGGGCCAGCAGACTCACTTCCCTGCTTTCGCAGGCCAGCCTGTAGTCATTTAATACCTCCTTGCGGAATTCTTCGAATGACAACCGGCTTTCTATATTCATAGATAGTGCTTTATTTTCTATCATGCCTCTTGGTTAAAGTACAAAAGTAAGGTTAATTATACAGTTGAAAAATGGCTCGCTGCACCGCATTTAAAATAATCTGATTTTTTTTAATAAGATTTTAATAAATTACAAGGTAACAATTACTTTTTGGCCGTAAATTTGTTCACGGTCGGAAAGAAATTTATATTTTTTAACCAGTCGCGCTAAAACCATCATATGAAAATGAAAAAATTCATCTTGTCCCTATTCGCCAGCTTGTTGATTACTACAGCTTTGTGGGCACAGTCTCAGCCGAATCCGGCAGACACGAAAGTAAAATTTGCAAAGGAAACTGTTGATTTCGGTAAAACAGCACTGAACAAACCGGTAACTGTTGATTTCGAATTCACCAACATTTCCAAAGAACCGGTCCTGATTGAAGCAGCACGTGCCAGCTGTGGTTGCACAACGCCGAAGTGGACACAGGAGCCTATCCTTCCTGGTAAAAAAGGTAAAATCACAGCCAACTACAGTGCTAACGGTTTAGGCCAGCAGAACAAAACCATCTGGGTGAAGTTCAAAGGCGTGGATCAGGACAAAGAACTGCACCTGACCGGCACCGTAGCCAACAACTAGTTCTGGTTAAGATAAAATATTTAAAAACCTTACAGCAGCGCGCTGTAAGGTTTTTTTGTTGCCCTGCCTAACCCCTATCTTTGCAGGGCAAAAGATCAAAACAATTTTATGCCTACCATTAGCCAGAGAGGCGTGCAGATGCCGTCTTCTCCCATCAGAAAACTTGTTCCCTTCGCCGAAGCAGCCAAGAAAAGAGGTGTGAAGGTATATCACCTGAACATCGGACAGCCCGATATCGAAACCCCGAAACCGGTGCTGGACGCGGTGCGTCATTCCGATTTCAAGATCCTGGAATACAGCCACAGCGCGGGCAATGAAAGTTACCGCCGCAAGCTGGTGGAGTATTACGGACGCTTCAACGTATCCCTGAACCATAACCAGATTATTGTGACCACCGGTGGCTCCGAAGCCATTGTATTTGCCTTTATGGCTTGTCTGGATCCGGGTGACGAGGTGATTGTACCGGAGCCGTTCTATGCCAACTACAATGGTTTTGCCGTAGAAGCCGAAGTGAAGATCAAAACGATTACCGCCAATATCGAAACCGGTTTCGCGCTACCGGCCATGGAAGCGTTTGAAGCAGCTATTACGCCGCGCACCAAAGCTATCCTGATCTGTAACCCGAACAACCCCACCGGTTACCTGTACAGCAGGGAAGAGATGGAAGTGCTGAAACAGCTGTGCCTGAAGCATAACCTGTTCCTCTTCTCCGACGAGGCTTACCGTGAATTCTGCTATGCCGGCGCGCATTTCTCCGCGATGAACCTGGAAGGTATGGATGACAATGTGATCCTGATGGATACGATCTCCAAGCGTTACAGCGCCTGTGGCGGCCGTATCGGTGCTTTTGTGACCAAAAACCAGGTAGTGCTGGACGCTGCGATGAAGTTTGCGCAGGCCCGCCTGAGTCCTCCTTCTTTTGCGCAGATCGCCGGTGAAGCGGCCGTGGACCTGCCGCTGGATTATTTCGACGGTATCAAGGCAGAATACCAAAGCCGCCGTGATGTGCTGGTAGAGGGCCTTAATAAGATCCCGGGCGTTTTCTGTCCGAATCCCGGCGGCGCCTTTTATGCCATGGCGAGCCTGCCGATCGATGATTCCGACAAGTTCTGCCAGTGGATGCTGGAGTCTTTTGAATACGAAAAACAAACGGTGATGATGTCTCCGGCAACCGGTTTTTACGCTACGCCCGGCCTCGGCAAGCAGGAAGTGCGGCTGGCGTATGTGCTGAACCGTGACGACATTCGTCATGCAATAGTTTGCCTGGAAAAAGCGCTGGAAGTATATCCGGGCCGTACCCATCAATAATAAGCTACAAAAGCAAGAGGTGATTCAGGAAAGGATTTGTTCAAAAAACATATTATATATAAATATATATTTGTTTTATTCGTCAAATTCACCATTTTTTAACGTTCGCCTCTTGCATTTTTAATATTTTGTTTCGTATATTTGAATCATAAACGACGACAAAGCGAATAATTCAACATAAATAAAAATATTTACATATACGATAGATTGCAAAATCTAAACTTGTTTAAGAAAAATTTAACCTGGAGAATTTCGACAAACGTTTTTTTGGAGCGAACTTTGAATCCACATTACAGAAAGAGAATTATCAGCAATCTGTAAAAAGTATAAAGCTTACTAAAACGTTTTAGCAAAATATCGTATTTTTGTATCAGTTTTTCATAACGTGGAATTTATAAAGGCAAACGGCTCTGATCACAGAGCCGTATTTTTTTGTCCTTACATACCGGTTTTCCACCGGAAACTGCCGAAAATCCCCCTTTTAGCCTTGTTTGCTAAAATTTTCACCTACCCGAT encodes:
- a CDS encoding MarR family winged helix-turn-helix transcriptional regulator — protein: MSNLEKLITQKNFGDENQRGLVSLIFVGNWITSRHQQFFKRYDITMQQYNILRILRGQHPKAASINVLKDRMLDKMSDVSRLVERLRKTDLVERKSCELDRRAVDVKITAKGLELLSAIDTEIGQLNDTFKALNEKELSQLNKLLDKMLEAYH
- a CDS encoding MFS transporter: MKTDSRPASIFNVAVIVASLGYFVDIYDLLLFTIVRVPSLKDLGLPQSEIDAGAGLLLINVQMLGLLIGGIVWGIIGDKKGRLSVLFGSILIYSVANIANGFVHGINGYILWRFVAGFGLAGELGAGITLVSEILSKEKRGYGTMIVATVGVSGAIAANLIAKLVGDWRICYFIGGGLGLCLLILRVSVMESHMFNAVRTSTAARGSFFALFTSRERFLKYLKCILLGTPTWFVVGILIVFSNKFAKEMNVAGDINPGDAVAFCYAGITVGDFASGVLSQLWRSRRKVMLVFLVLTGAMVAVYLNMFGAATWVFYAVCFILGFSVGFWAIFVTIAAESFGTNLRATVATTVPNFARGMLPLISLLFVQVQHSFSFLQSGAIVAVICIGIAMIAAWKIEETFGKDLNYLEEI
- a CDS encoding DedA family protein, which gives rise to MDQILEFFKHLINPSWIIEHGGLYLLLAIIFAETGLFIGFFLPGDSLLFVAGIYSEDLCRSFFDMPFFFVMLLIALAGVLGNMVGFWFGKKSGPLLFKKKDTFFFKKKHLHQAHDFFVKYGGGAIFLARFLPIIRTFAPIVAGMVQMDRKKFMLFNIIGSFAWVFSMMLAGHYLDKLFPNLKNHLELIILVIILITTLPVIIKIVFGKVKHHPDHDQPEVTNTSDTTL
- a CDS encoding dicarboxylate/amino acid:cation symporter, producing the protein MKKSSNKLTLFIFIAMLVGISTGYAVWLAYTPAEDVLKTGAAAATPGTPEVFADRISILTDIFLRMVKMIIAPLVFSTLVVGVAKMGDIKAVGRVGGKTMLWFISATFVSLFLGLVLVNIMKPGLSLNLPLPDTHASSGIAKADMTLRGFFRHVVPDSVIEAMAKNEILQIVVFAIFFGVAAAAVGEKAQPVVKLMDSVAHIMLKVTGFVMNFAPFAVFGAMAAIIATKGLSVLLVYGKFIVQFYLGLFSLWLVLALVGWLILGKRVFRLLGGIKDPLLLAFGTASSEAAYPRTMEELERFGCDNRIVSFVLPLGYSFNLDGSMMYMTFASLFIAQAYGMHLGVDQQITMLLVLMITSKGIAGVPRASLVVIAGTLSMFHIPEAGLLLLLGVDHLLDMGRSATNVIGNAMATAVVSKWENKLGTGDSDGMLVNK
- a CDS encoding amino acid permease; amino-acid sequence: MGLLFSRTKSLSQLMNEASESEKGLKRSLSATNLIALGIGAIIGAGLFSLTGLAAANNAGPAVTISFLVGAIGCAFAGLCYAEFASMIPIAGSAYTYSYATMGEFMAWIIGWDLVLEYALGAATVAISWSQYLVKFLHHFNIHLPAQLTASPFETVTLVDGTTVHGYMNFPAILIVGALSMLLIRGTRESAFTNALLVALKVTVVLVFIAVGWNHVDPANYTPYVPENEGFGHFGISGVLRGAAVVFFAFIGFDAVSTAAQEAKRPQKDMPIGILGSLIICTILYVLFAHVMTGLANYKEFKDSAAPVAIAIAKTPYGWLQQAIILAILAGYTSVILVMLMGQSRVFYSMSQDGLLPKAFSEVHPKYRTPYKSNLLFMVFVSLFSAFVPVHVVGEMVSIGTLFAFVLVCVGIIIMRKKQPDAPRPFRTPLVPFVPIMGIIICVVMMGALPWDTWLRLAIWMGLGFIIYFTYSKKHSKIGQSEK
- a CDS encoding YebC/PmpR family DNA-binding transcriptional regulator, which gives rise to MGRIFEVRKSTMFARWDRMAKAFTRVGKEIAIAVKNGGPDPDNNPALRRCILNAKSANMPKDRVEAAIKRAMGKDKTDYEEVVYEGYAPHGVAVMIDTATDNTTRTVANLRMHFTKGGGSLGNSGSVGFLFNRVGEFKVKNAGQDLEELELELIDFGLEEIGEDSEGNIIIRAAFAEFGNMAKALEDKGLEVISSELKRIPTTTVELSEEQAKEVLELVDRLEQDDDVQQVFYNLK